A stretch of Dietzia lutea DNA encodes these proteins:
- a CDS encoding TetR/AcrR family transcriptional regulator: protein MRSRDSILEATREVIGRAGFGGVTIAAVAKQANVSRQTIYSIFGSREELVSQAVAERLTMLTGAFADLLQNSDSPLELVVGIAVEGRNRILGDPLLRVLALGGGANPMFDPGAAARTHEYCMALLAPAAERFPELAGRLGLVADVGMHVGWSVLCLDSPDARSDDDLRAFLTTWLAPLMESFTKAGSGEA from the coding sequence ATGCGGTCCCGCGACTCCATCCTCGAGGCCACCCGAGAAGTGATCGGGCGGGCTGGCTTCGGCGGCGTCACGATCGCGGCGGTGGCCAAGCAGGCGAACGTCAGCCGCCAGACCATCTACTCCATCTTCGGCTCCCGCGAGGAACTCGTCTCCCAGGCCGTCGCCGAGCGGCTCACCATGCTGACGGGCGCCTTCGCGGACCTGCTGCAGAACTCCGACTCGCCGCTCGAGCTCGTCGTGGGGATCGCGGTGGAGGGCCGCAACCGCATCCTCGGCGACCCCCTGCTGCGGGTCCTCGCGCTGGGCGGCGGCGCCAACCCGATGTTCGACCCGGGGGCGGCCGCCCGCACGCACGAGTACTGCATGGCGCTCCTCGCCCCCGCCGCCGAGCGCTTCCCCGAGCTGGCCGGGAGGCTGGGCCTCGTCGCCGATGTCGGCATGCACGTCGGGTGGTCCGTCCTGTGCCTGGACTCGCCCGACGCCCGTTCCGACGACGACCTGCGCGCCTTCCTCACCACCTGGCTCGCGCCGCTGATGGAGTCGTTCACGAAGGCGGGGTCGGGCGAGGCGTGA
- a CDS encoding HAD hydrolase-like protein: MTAVLVLWDLDLTLLDPAGFGTRMITPTLADFLGREPVLGASFAGRTDRAILTDLLELNGVTGHDDEVVTSLMDAVSRRCETFGDDLLAGGGGPLPGAHEAVAALAADPRLHQGIVTGNMRRTALLKLRLCGFDGLPDPDLGAFGDHHADRAHLVREAIAAAADRGIDVSASRTVVVGDHVHDVRGALDAGADCVAVATGRVTADDLSAAGAHAVLPDLTDTDALLAAIHSAAG, encoded by the coding sequence GTGACCGCCGTGCTGGTCCTGTGGGACCTCGACCTCACACTGCTCGATCCGGCCGGCTTCGGCACCCGCATGATCACCCCGACCCTCGCCGATTTCCTGGGTCGCGAGCCGGTACTCGGCGCGTCGTTCGCGGGGCGGACCGACCGCGCGATCCTCACCGACCTGCTCGAGTTGAACGGAGTGACCGGGCACGACGACGAGGTGGTCACCTCCCTGATGGACGCCGTGTCCCGGCGGTGCGAGACCTTCGGGGACGATCTCCTGGCCGGCGGGGGCGGTCCCCTGCCCGGAGCCCACGAGGCGGTCGCCGCGCTGGCCGCGGACCCGCGGCTGCACCAGGGGATCGTCACGGGCAACATGCGCCGGACCGCGCTGCTCAAGCTGCGGCTCTGCGGGTTCGACGGGCTGCCCGACCCCGACCTCGGCGCGTTCGGTGATCACCACGCCGACCGCGCCCATCTCGTGCGGGAGGCGATCGCCGCGGCCGCGGATCGCGGGATCGACGTGTCGGCGTCCCGCACGGTGGTCGTCGGCGATCACGTCCACGACGTCCGGGGCGCGCTCGACGCGGGCGCCGACTGCGTGGCGGTCGCGACCGGTCGGGTGACCGCTGACGACCTCTCCGCCGCCGGGGCCCACGCCGTCCTGCCGGACCTCACCGACACCGACGCCCTCCTGGCGGCGATCCACTCCGCCGCCGGCTGA
- a CDS encoding DUF559 domain-containing protein, translating into MIVLVDNRFSGAPFLGSEALAAGRVSRHELRASHRRVFPGVYVSAAAAPDPDTLLAAAVLWAPAGAVVCGMAAARLHGERWFSPRSLLREVELYTRSPTHDPPGIRSRRLRAPLPPEQVVVRSGITATNVVRTAVDLARWEDDDDTAIAKIDAVCNRSRTEVDEVRAFAAALSGLHGLRRVRGLLRSCDHLADSPQETRLRLIIERSHLPAAVPQLKIYNEYGAHVTIADFAYPEERVAIFYDGKLHRRGSTWEHDARVNAELAELGWQVIRVTAQMLRDPTTVLRQIESALARGRSVR; encoded by the coding sequence ATGATCGTTCTCGTGGACAACAGATTCTCAGGCGCGCCGTTCCTGGGTAGCGAGGCTCTGGCCGCGGGCCGGGTGTCACGCCACGAACTGCGTGCCTCCCACCGACGCGTCTTCCCCGGCGTCTACGTCAGCGCGGCAGCGGCTCCCGACCCGGACACTCTCCTCGCGGCGGCGGTATTGTGGGCGCCCGCGGGAGCGGTGGTGTGCGGTATGGCCGCGGCGCGTCTTCATGGCGAGCGGTGGTTCTCGCCCCGGTCGCTGTTGCGCGAGGTGGAGCTGTACACGCGCTCGCCCACGCACGACCCGCCGGGCATTCGTAGCCGGAGACTGCGCGCGCCCCTACCGCCTGAGCAGGTGGTCGTTCGCTCGGGAATCACTGCGACCAACGTCGTGCGTACGGCGGTCGATCTGGCGAGGTGGGAGGACGACGACGACACAGCGATCGCCAAGATCGATGCTGTCTGCAATCGATCGCGAACCGAGGTGGACGAGGTCCGTGCATTCGCGGCGGCATTGAGCGGTCTGCACGGGCTACGACGGGTACGTGGTCTACTCCGCTCGTGCGACCACCTGGCGGATTCTCCGCAGGAAACCAGGCTCCGGCTGATCATCGAGAGATCGCACCTGCCCGCAGCCGTGCCGCAACTGAAAATTTACAACGAGTACGGGGCACACGTGACGATCGCGGACTTCGCCTACCCGGAGGAGCGGGTGGCCATCTTCTATGACGGGAAGCTGCACCGGCGCGGGTCCACCTGGGAGCACGACGCCCGGGTGAACGCCGAGTTGGCGGAGCTCGGATGGCAGGTCATCCGCGTGACGGCGCAGATGCTCAGGGATCCCACTACGGTGCTCCGTCAGATCGAAAGCGCTCTCGCACGGGGCCGATCAGTGCGCTGA
- the rsmA gene encoding 16S rRNA (adenine(1518)-N(6)/adenine(1519)-N(6))-dimethyltransferase RsmA, which yields MTGPDATFRGEAELLGPQEVRALAAELGITPTKTLGQNFVHDANTVRKIVTASGVGRDDTVIEVGPGLGSLTLPLLDAAGRVVAVEIDPVLAARLPRTVAERAPRLAELLTVVGADALAVFAADLGEPSPTALVANLPYNVSVPVLLHLLAEVPTIRTALVMVQLEVADRLAAAPGSRVYGVPSVKAGFFGTVRRTGVVGRNVFWPVPNVESGLVRIDAYPEAPWDLGAEHRRRVFAVVDAAFAQRRKTLRAALSGWAGSGADAELALTEAGVDPRARGEQLTTADFVRVAEAAARLGIGPVRREP from the coding sequence CTGACCGGCCCGGACGCGACCTTCCGCGGGGAGGCCGAGCTCCTCGGCCCGCAGGAGGTGCGCGCACTCGCCGCGGAACTGGGCATCACGCCCACCAAGACGCTCGGGCAGAACTTCGTCCACGACGCCAACACGGTCCGCAAGATCGTCACCGCGTCCGGCGTGGGCCGCGACGACACCGTGATCGAGGTCGGCCCCGGCCTCGGGTCGCTGACCCTGCCGCTGCTTGACGCCGCCGGGCGCGTGGTGGCCGTGGAGATCGACCCGGTCCTCGCCGCGCGGCTGCCGCGCACGGTCGCCGAGCGGGCGCCGCGGCTGGCCGAGCTGCTCACCGTCGTGGGCGCCGACGCTCTGGCCGTGTTCGCCGCCGACCTGGGCGAGCCGTCGCCCACCGCCCTGGTGGCGAACCTGCCGTACAACGTGTCGGTGCCCGTGCTCCTGCACCTGCTCGCCGAGGTGCCCACGATCCGTACCGCGCTGGTCATGGTGCAGCTCGAGGTGGCCGACCGCCTGGCTGCCGCGCCCGGCTCGCGCGTGTACGGGGTGCCCAGCGTCAAGGCCGGGTTCTTCGGCACCGTCCGTCGCACCGGCGTGGTGGGCCGCAACGTCTTCTGGCCCGTGCCCAACGTCGAGTCCGGCCTCGTGCGCATCGACGCGTACCCCGAGGCGCCGTGGGACCTGGGCGCCGAGCATCGCCGGCGGGTGTTCGCCGTGGTCGACGCCGCGTTCGCGCAGCGGCGCAAGACCCTGCGCGCCGCGCTGTCCGGCTGGGCGGGCTCCGGCGCGGACGCCGAGCTCGCCCTCACCGAGGCCGGGGTCGACCCGCGCGCCCGCGGCGAGCAGCTCACCACCGCCGACTTCGTGCGCGTCGCGGAGGCGGCGGCGCGGCTCGGGATCGGGCCGGTGCGCCGCGAGCCGTAG
- the metG gene encoding methionine--tRNA ligase: protein MAKTVLTAVAWPYANGPRHIGHVSGFGVPSDVFSRYQRMAGNDVLMVSGTDEHGTPLLVQAEKEGVPVQELADRYNRVIVDDLAGLGLSYDLFTRTTTRNHYAVVQELFRGLHRNGYMVAKTTTGAVSPSTGRTLPDRYIEGTCPICGDDGARGDQCDNCGNQLDPADLKNPRSRINGETPKFIETEHWFLDLPALADSLGDWLKGRKDWRPNVLKFSLNLLEDLRPRAMSRDIDWGIPIPVDGWADRGDKKLYVWFDAVVGYLSASIEWAWRSGEPEAWRRWWTDPEAVSHYFMGKDNITFHSQIWPAELIGYDGRGARGGEPGALGALNLPTEVVSSEFLTMSGSKFSSSRGVVIYVRDFLAEFGPDALRYFIAVAGPENQDTDFTWDEYVRRTNAELVGGWGNLVNRTVSMAHKNFGEIPRPGTLTDLDAELLRDAESAFATVGAHLERSRFKAGVTEAMRIVGAANRYIAATEPWKLAKEPEQRERLGTVLHTALQVVSDANTLLTPYLPSAAQQIYGAIGGQGMWAAAPQVHEVTDDMPVELVGEGLPAAGRTYPVIMGDYAAEQARWGRTEIAPGTPLAKPSPLFAKVDSELAETGPTWAPIQHPTDGGEG from the coding sequence ATGGCGAAGACAGTCCTCACCGCGGTCGCATGGCCGTACGCGAACGGCCCCCGACACATCGGACACGTCTCGGGGTTCGGGGTGCCGTCGGACGTCTTCTCGCGCTACCAGCGCATGGCCGGCAACGACGTACTCATGGTCTCCGGCACCGACGAGCACGGCACGCCGCTGCTCGTGCAGGCCGAGAAGGAGGGCGTGCCCGTCCAGGAACTCGCCGATCGCTACAACCGGGTGATCGTCGACGACCTGGCCGGGCTCGGCCTGAGCTACGACCTGTTCACCCGCACCACCACCCGTAACCACTACGCGGTCGTGCAGGAGCTGTTCCGCGGGTTGCACCGTAACGGCTACATGGTCGCCAAGACCACCACGGGCGCGGTGAGCCCGTCGACCGGGCGCACCCTGCCGGACCGCTACATCGAGGGCACCTGCCCGATCTGCGGCGACGACGGCGCGCGCGGCGACCAGTGCGACAACTGCGGCAACCAGCTCGACCCGGCGGACCTGAAGAACCCGCGCTCGCGGATCAACGGCGAGACGCCGAAGTTCATCGAGACCGAGCACTGGTTCCTCGACCTGCCCGCGCTGGCCGACTCGCTGGGGGACTGGCTCAAGGGGCGCAAGGACTGGCGTCCCAACGTGCTCAAGTTCTCCCTCAACCTGCTCGAGGACCTGCGCCCCCGCGCGATGAGCCGCGACATCGACTGGGGTATCCCGATCCCCGTGGACGGCTGGGCCGACCGCGGCGACAAGAAGCTCTACGTGTGGTTCGACGCCGTGGTGGGGTACCTGTCCGCGTCCATCGAGTGGGCGTGGCGCTCCGGTGAGCCCGAGGCGTGGCGACGCTGGTGGACCGACCCCGAGGCCGTGTCCCACTACTTCATGGGCAAGGACAACATCACCTTCCACTCCCAGATCTGGCCGGCCGAGCTCATCGGCTACGACGGCCGGGGCGCCCGCGGCGGCGAGCCGGGGGCGCTGGGCGCGCTGAACCTGCCCACCGAGGTGGTCTCGAGCGAGTTCCTCACGATGTCCGGGTCCAAGTTCTCGTCCTCGCGGGGCGTCGTGATCTACGTGCGGGACTTCCTGGCCGAGTTCGGCCCCGACGCGCTGCGCTACTTCATCGCCGTGGCCGGGCCGGAGAACCAGGACACCGACTTCACGTGGGACGAGTACGTGCGCCGCACCAACGCCGAGCTCGTGGGCGGCTGGGGCAACCTCGTCAACCGCACCGTGTCCATGGCGCACAAGAATTTCGGCGAGATCCCGCGGCCCGGCACCCTCACCGACCTCGACGCCGAGCTGCTGCGCGACGCCGAGTCCGCGTTCGCCACCGTCGGGGCGCACCTCGAGCGGTCCCGGTTCAAGGCCGGCGTCACCGAGGCCATGCGGATCGTGGGCGCGGCCAACCGCTACATCGCCGCCACCGAGCCGTGGAAGCTGGCCAAGGAGCCCGAGCAGCGCGAGCGGCTGGGCACCGTCCTGCACACCGCGCTGCAGGTGGTCTCCGACGCCAACACCCTGCTCACCCCGTACCTGCCGTCGGCCGCCCAGCAGATTTACGGCGCGATCGGGGGCCAGGGCATGTGGGCCGCCGCGCCACAGGTCCACGAGGTCACCGACGACATGCCGGTCGAGCTCGTGGGCGAGGGCCTGCCCGCCGCCGGCCGCACGTACCCCGTGATCATGGGCGATTACGCCGCCGAGCAGGCCCGCTGGGGACGCACCGAGATCGCCCCGGGCACGCCGCTGGCCAAGCCGAGCCCTCTGTTCGCCAAGGTCGATTCCGAGCTGGCCGAGACCGGCCCGACCTGGGCACCCATCCAGCACCCGACCGACGGTGGGGAGGGCTGA
- a CDS encoding ABC-F family ATP-binding cassette domain-containing protein, with translation MAPTNLINLEQGSISFGIRQVLDNVSLGVNAGDRIGVVGLNGGGKTTLLEILTGVAEPDTGRVSRVSGLRMAVVTQRTELAADTVGEAVVGGLGLAVHEWAGDARVRAVLDGIGIHDLGLETPVADLSGGERRRVSLAAALVQDLDLLVLDEPTNHLDVEGVQWLADHLVGRSSALVVVTHDRWFLDTVATRTWEVVDGRVEQYEGGYNDWVFARAERDRQAAATESRRQNLMRKELAWLRRGAPARTSKPRYRIEAAEALIKDVPPPRDSLQLSSFAARRLGKVVVELEDARLDAPDGRTLVDDLTWRLAPGERIGLVGVNGSGKTTLLRALAGAAPLAAGRRKEGKTVRIGWLKQELDDLPLDQRVLEAIEDVATRVAFGKDELTASQLAERLGFSPARQRTPVGDLSGGERRRLQLTRVLMDEPNVLLLDEPTNDLDIDTLRQLEDLLDGWPGTMVVISHDRYLVERICDSVWALFGDGRLTNLPRGIDEYLERRRAAGAAGDSGKVSRGPAGGASADAAVGAGGSAAGAGGAGGSGGAAIGAAGAGGSGGAAGGAAGSGSGSAAGAGGAGSGLSSAEERALTKEMSKIERQMGKLDSREAELHREMAAVSEGAMDTEKLAALDRELKDVSAEKDALEERWMELGEQLEG, from the coding sequence ATGGCCCCCACCAACCTCATCAACCTCGAACAGGGATCGATCTCCTTCGGTATCCGCCAAGTCCTCGACAACGTCTCCCTGGGCGTCAACGCCGGCGACCGCATCGGCGTCGTCGGCCTCAACGGCGGAGGTAAGACCACCCTCCTGGAGATCCTCACCGGCGTCGCCGAACCGGACACCGGGCGCGTCTCCCGCGTCTCCGGCCTGCGGATGGCCGTGGTCACGCAGCGCACCGAGCTCGCCGCCGACACCGTCGGGGAAGCCGTGGTCGGCGGACTCGGGCTGGCCGTCCACGAGTGGGCGGGGGACGCCCGCGTCCGCGCGGTCCTCGACGGCATCGGCATCCATGACCTGGGGCTCGAGACCCCCGTGGCGGACCTGTCCGGCGGGGAGCGTCGGCGGGTGTCGCTCGCCGCGGCGCTCGTGCAGGACCTGGACCTGCTGGTCCTCGACGAGCCGACCAACCATCTCGACGTCGAGGGCGTCCAGTGGCTCGCAGACCACCTCGTCGGGCGATCGAGCGCGCTCGTCGTCGTCACTCACGACCGGTGGTTCCTCGACACGGTGGCCACCCGCACCTGGGAGGTCGTCGACGGCCGCGTCGAGCAGTACGAGGGCGGCTACAACGACTGGGTCTTCGCGCGCGCCGAGCGCGACCGCCAGGCCGCCGCCACCGAGTCGCGGCGCCAGAACCTCATGCGCAAGGAGCTCGCCTGGCTGCGCCGCGGCGCCCCCGCGCGCACCTCCAAGCCGCGCTACCGCATCGAGGCCGCCGAGGCCCTCATCAAGGACGTGCCACCGCCGCGCGACTCGCTACAGCTGTCGAGCTTCGCGGCGAGGCGGCTGGGCAAGGTCGTGGTGGAGCTCGAGGACGCGCGCCTCGACGCCCCCGACGGCCGCACCCTCGTCGACGACCTCACCTGGCGGCTCGCGCCCGGCGAGCGCATCGGCCTGGTCGGCGTCAACGGCTCCGGCAAGACCACCCTCCTGCGCGCTCTCGCGGGGGCGGCCCCGCTGGCGGCCGGCCGACGCAAGGAGGGCAAGACCGTCCGCATCGGCTGGCTCAAGCAGGAGCTCGACGACCTGCCACTCGACCAGCGTGTGCTGGAGGCGATCGAGGACGTCGCCACCCGCGTGGCGTTCGGCAAGGACGAGCTCACCGCCTCCCAGCTCGCCGAGCGGCTCGGCTTCTCGCCCGCCCGCCAGCGCACGCCCGTCGGTGACCTGTCCGGCGGCGAGCGGCGGCGGCTGCAGCTCACGCGCGTGCTCATGGACGAGCCGAACGTGCTGCTGCTCGACGAGCCCACCAACGACCTCGACATCGACACTCTGCGGCAGCTCGAGGACCTGCTCGACGGCTGGCCCGGCACGATGGTCGTGATCTCCCACGACCGCTACCTCGTCGAGCGCATCTGTGATTCCGTGTGGGCGCTGTTCGGCGACGGCCGGCTCACCAACCTGCCGCGGGGGATCGACGAGTACCTCGAGCGCCGGCGCGCGGCCGGGGCCGCCGGCGATTCGGGGAAGGTGTCGCGCGGGCCCGCCGGGGGTGCCTCGGCCGACGCGGCGGTTGGCGCTGGTGGCTCGGCGGCCGGCGCGGGCGGCGCGGGCGGCTCCGGTGGCGCGGCGATCGGCGCGGCGGGCGCTGGCGGTTCCGGTGGCGCGGCGGGCGGCGCGGCGGGCTCCGGCTCCGGTTCGGCGGCTGGCGCGGGTGGCGCGGGCTCAGGCCTCAGCTCCGCCGAGGAGCGCGCGCTGACCAAGGAGATGTCCAAGATCGAGCGCCAGATGGGCAAGCTCGACTCCCGCGAGGCCGAGCTCCACCGCGAGATGGCCGCGGTGTCCGAGGGCGCCATGGACACCGAGAAGCTGGCGGCCCTCGATCGCGAGCTCAAGGACGTCTCTGCCGAGAAGGACGCGCTCGAGGAGCGGTGGATGGAGCTGGGCGAGCAGCTCGAGGGCTGA
- a CDS encoding TatD family hydrolase, whose amino-acid sequence MGKRKSRPTPVLPEPLPGLVDAHTHLYSCGHRTADEVRAAADRAALAGVAAMVTVGDDLAESEAVVAAAEADERVYAAVAVHPTRAREATDPERGEQVRARLRELAAHPRVVAVGETGLDHYWVGKMDDCADPAEQEESLRWHAGLAAELGKCLMIHNREADADLMRVLGEVAGPGSGIPHVMLHCFSSPLDVAEEALERGYVLSFTGNVTFKANEHLREAARLAPAGQLLVETDAPYMAPEPFRGARNEPGLVGYTARAIAEVRGQSPEDLVAEVAYTARAVFGLTV is encoded by the coding sequence ATGGGTAAGCGTAAGTCCCGCCCGACCCCTGTCCTGCCCGAGCCGCTGCCCGGGCTCGTCGACGCGCACACGCACCTGTACTCCTGCGGACACCGCACCGCCGACGAGGTGCGCGCGGCCGCCGACCGGGCCGCGCTCGCCGGCGTGGCCGCCATGGTGACGGTGGGCGACGACCTCGCCGAGTCCGAGGCCGTCGTGGCCGCCGCCGAGGCCGACGAGCGCGTGTACGCCGCGGTCGCCGTGCACCCCACCCGCGCCCGCGAGGCCACCGACCCCGAGCGCGGCGAGCAGGTCCGCGCCCGCCTGCGCGAGCTCGCCGCCCACCCCCGCGTCGTGGCGGTGGGGGAGACCGGCCTCGACCACTACTGGGTGGGGAAGATGGACGACTGCGCGGACCCGGCCGAGCAGGAGGAGTCCCTGCGCTGGCACGCCGGCCTGGCCGCGGAGCTGGGCAAGTGCCTGATGATCCACAACCGCGAGGCCGACGCCGACCTCATGCGCGTCCTGGGCGAGGTCGCCGGCCCCGGCTCCGGCATCCCGCACGTCATGCTCCACTGCTTCTCCTCGCCGCTCGACGTCGCGGAGGAGGCGCTCGAGCGCGGGTACGTGCTGTCCTTCACCGGCAACGTGACGTTCAAGGCCAACGAGCACCTGCGCGAGGCCGCCCGCCTGGCGCCCGCCGGGCAGCTGCTCGTGGAGACCGACGCCCCCTACATGGCCCCCGAGCCGTTCCGGGGGGCCCGCAACGAGCCCGGGCTGGTGGGCTACACCGCCCGGGCGATCGCGGAGGTCCGCGGGCAGTCGCCGGAGGACCTCGTCGCCGAAGTCGCCTACACGGCCCGCGCCGTGTTCGGCCTCACCGTCTGA
- a CDS encoding resuscitation-promoting factor, which yields MADDARTDTPTGARPDGTRGPLDPIHRLHGSRSTMLRLSVAGMLTTLVVGGVAALDQRTTYTLEVDGSPVELVTFSSDVHTALEEAGYSVDERDVVIAPDDRLGDGDTVTLLRARPVTLEVDGRSERVWTTATTVADLVAERGDIPPRSYVTPRIDTDVPLDGATVSVVTPRELLLSDHGGPATPFASPGDTVGEFLERAGITLGPQDTVSPPVDAPAEPGTAVTITRVAVATETAVEPYDAPEQTVEDPEAFEGERTVAEAGTPGEREVHYTVTRVNGVETQRDRSAENVLIEARPAVVRVGTKPRPAVPEPSRGGVWDSIAACESGGDWTINTGNGFSGGLQFHPQTWTGHGGGQYAPSAHLATREQQIAIAEKVQASQGWGAWPACTAKLGLR from the coding sequence GTGGCTGACGACGCACGGACCGACACCCCCACGGGCGCCCGACCCGACGGGACCCGGGGCCCGCTCGACCCCATCCACCGCCTCCACGGCTCCCGCTCCACCATGCTGCGGCTGTCCGTGGCCGGGATGCTCACCACCCTCGTGGTGGGCGGCGTCGCGGCGCTGGACCAGCGCACCACATACACCCTCGAGGTCGACGGCTCGCCCGTCGAGCTCGTCACCTTCAGCTCCGACGTCCACACCGCCCTAGAGGAGGCCGGCTACAGCGTCGACGAGCGCGACGTCGTGATCGCGCCCGACGACCGGCTCGGCGACGGTGACACGGTCACCCTCCTGCGCGCCCGCCCCGTCACCCTCGAGGTCGACGGCCGCAGCGAGCGGGTGTGGACCACCGCCACCACCGTGGCCGACCTCGTCGCCGAGCGCGGCGACATCCCGCCGCGCAGCTACGTCACCCCGCGCATCGACACCGACGTCCCGCTCGACGGCGCCACCGTCTCCGTGGTGACCCCTCGCGAGCTGCTCCTGTCCGACCACGGCGGCCCGGCCACGCCGTTCGCCTCGCCGGGCGACACCGTCGGCGAGTTCCTCGAGCGCGCCGGCATCACCCTCGGCCCGCAGGACACCGTCTCCCCGCCCGTCGACGCGCCCGCGGAGCCCGGCACCGCCGTCACCATCACCCGCGTGGCCGTGGCGACCGAGACCGCCGTCGAGCCCTACGATGCGCCCGAGCAGACCGTCGAGGACCCCGAGGCGTTCGAGGGCGAGCGCACCGTGGCCGAGGCCGGCACCCCCGGCGAGCGGGAGGTGCACTACACCGTCACCCGCGTCAACGGCGTCGAGACCCAGCGCGACCGCAGCGCCGAGAACGTCCTCATCGAGGCCCGCCCCGCCGTCGTGCGCGTCGGCACCAAGCCGCGCCCGGCCGTGCCCGAGCCCTCCCGCGGCGGCGTGTGGGACTCGATCGCCGCGTGCGAGTCCGGCGGCGACTGGACCATCAACACCGGCAACGGCTTCTCCGGCGGCCTGCAGTTCCACCCGCAGACGTGGACCGGGCACGGCGGCGGCCAGTACGCACCGAGCGCCCACCTCGCCACCCGCGAGCAGCAGATCGCGATCGCCGAGAAGGTCCAGGCCTCGCAGGGCTGGGGCGCCTGGCCCGCCTGCACCGCGAAGCTGGGACTGCGCTGA
- a CDS encoding 4-(cytidine 5'-diphospho)-2-C-methyl-D-erythritol kinase, with protein sequence MPRDVFTPDGARAVTAVAPAKINLHLGVGDARPDGYHDLLTVYRAVDMWERVTVSFVGDGGGASGAAGRGGASGAGARGAGPDDDEITVTGPGAPQVPTDRTNLAARAVDLLREEAGSDARIAIRIHKGVPVAGGMAGGSADAAAALVATDRLLGLGLGRAALEERAARLGSDVPFCVRGGTALGTGRGEELATLLHARAEQHVVVALADDGLSTPRVFAELDRLRAERVEPEGAARAGAARSLPRAGGVEPLVEALAGDDPAAVAALLANDLEPAALSLRPALRKTLRTGQEAGALHGMVSGSGPTCLFFCSDRDHAIAVAAEISESGVAREVRVTRGPVGGAHIVSDDPSGGAGTGVDPTGK encoded by the coding sequence ATGCCCCGCGACGTGTTCACCCCCGACGGCGCGCGCGCCGTGACGGCCGTCGCCCCCGCCAAGATCAACCTCCACCTGGGCGTCGGCGATGCGCGCCCCGACGGCTACCACGACCTGCTGACCGTCTACCGCGCCGTGGACATGTGGGAGCGGGTCACCGTGTCGTTTGTCGGAGACGGTGGTGGCGCGTCCGGCGCCGCAGGGCGCGGTGGCGCGTCCGGCGCCGGGGCGCGCGGTGCGGGACCCGACGACGACGAGATCACCGTCACCGGGCCGGGGGCCCCGCAGGTGCCCACGGACCGGACCAATCTCGCCGCCCGGGCGGTCGATCTGCTCCGCGAGGAGGCGGGGTCGGACGCCCGGATCGCCATCCGGATACACAAGGGCGTCCCCGTGGCCGGCGGGATGGCCGGCGGCAGCGCGGACGCCGCGGCCGCCCTGGTGGCCACGGACCGGCTGCTCGGTCTGGGACTCGGTCGGGCGGCGCTGGAGGAGCGGGCCGCGCGACTGGGCAGTGACGTGCCGTTCTGTGTGCGCGGCGGCACCGCGCTGGGCACCGGGCGCGGCGAGGAGCTCGCGACGCTGCTGCACGCGCGCGCCGAGCAGCACGTCGTGGTGGCACTCGCAGACGACGGACTGTCGACGCCGAGGGTGTTCGCCGAGCTCGACCGGCTGCGCGCGGAGCGCGTCGAGCCTGAGGGCGCTGCTCGTGCGGGCGCTGCCCGGTCGCTGCCGCGCGCGGGCGGCGTCGAGCCGCTCGTCGAGGCCCTCGCCGGCGACGACCCCGCCGCCGTTGCCGCCCTGCTGGCCAACGACCTGGAACCCGCCGCGCTCTCCCTGCGGCCCGCCCTGCGCAAGACGCTGCGCACCGGGCAGGAGGCCGGCGCCCTGCACGGCATGGTCTCCGGCTCCGGCCCCACCTGCCTGTTCTTCTGCTCCGACCGCGACCACGCGATCGCCGTGGCCGCGGAGATCAGCGAGTCCGGCGTCGCCCGGGAGGTGCGGGTCACCCGCGGCCCGGTCGGCGGCGCCCACATCGTCAGCGACGACCCGTCCGGCGGCGCCGGCACCGGCGTCGACCCCACAGGAAAGTAG